Proteins encoded by one window of Helicobacter kayseriensis:
- a CDS encoding SPOR domain-containing protein: MENNLDDILVDSAENPNQQDKSKRKILIGIASALLVAVVVLVVYFVFIKKEKPQGLEVTHAELEKFVNPSYESVPKSKADEEIDQLIAEIKAKDKGADTLNQEKQQNQTIETSKEEAKNPQIQENSASIQALQKPQEQEKQPQQAQSQQSAPQAKTLEKPKPQTKIVSSPPKAQNSEKKQNASKQQPQAKSAVQTFDTLKKKIPNGFYLQVGVFGGKPNTKFLEKLSRYSYEVEKMDQKGKVVNRYLVGPFKTRKEAEMKVNEVLENIAKPLIVEIR, translated from the coding sequence ATGGAAAACAATTTAGATGATATTTTAGTAGATAGTGCAGAAAATCCAAATCAGCAAGATAAATCAAAGCGAAAAATTTTGATCGGTATTGCTTCGGCATTGCTTGTCGCTGTGGTTGTTTTGGTGGTTTATTTTGTTTTTATCAAAAAAGAGAAACCTCAAGGGCTAGAGGTAACGCACGCTGAACTTGAAAAATTTGTCAATCCTTCTTATGAGTCAGTGCCAAAGAGTAAGGCAGATGAGGAAATCGATCAGTTAATCGCTGAAATCAAGGCTAAAGATAAGGGTGCTGATACGCTCAATCAAGAAAAGCAACAAAACCAAACTATAGAAACTTCCAAAGAAGAGGCAAAAAATCCTCAGATTCAGGAAAATAGCGCTTCTATCCAAGCTCTTCAAAAACCACAAGAACAAGAAAAGCAACCACAACAAGCGCAATCACAACAAAGCGCACCTCAAGCTAAAACTCTTGAAAAACCAAAACCGCAAACCAAGATTGTTAGTAGCCCTCCAAAAGCTCAAAATAGTGAGAAAAAGCAAAATGCTTCAAAACAGCAACCTCAAGCAAAATCCGCTGTCCAAACATTTGATACATTGAAAAAAAAGATCCCAAATGGTTTTTATCTACAAGTAGGTGTTTTTGGAGGAAAACCAAATACAAAGTTTCTTGAGAAGCTCTCTAGATATTCTTATGAAGTTGAGAAAATGGACCAAAAAGGAAAAGTTGTAAATCGTTATTTGGTTGGACCTTTCAAAACAAGAAAAGAAGCGGAAATGAAAGTTAATGAAGTGCTTGAAAATATTGCCAAACCTCTAATCGTTGAGATTCGTTAA
- a CDS encoding transaldolase: MDKALQNQGFSLWCDFIERDFLTQEFPSLIQEGKIFGATSNPSIFAQSFKNSPAYQEEISSLQHKSAKEIYETLAIKDIKTAAKLLHPIYDLDQDNGYVSIEIDPLFCDDAQASILEGKRLFQSINEPNVMIKVPATKAGYEVMEELLKQNIPINATLIFSPTQALECAYAFQRARKAGGKGKSVISVFVSRLDRALDPSLPPHLQKKLGITNAKHIYNLIEELGDRDTRTLFASTGVKDHTLAPSYYVDELLLPHSLNTAPLETIHAYFANNDTTLKESASDLSVFKDYDLSALYKKLLQEGLEAFKVSFKDLLDSLKS, encoded by the coding sequence ATGGATAAAGCATTGCAAAATCAAGGCTTTAGCTTATGGTGTGATTTTATTGAAAGAGATTTTTTAACTCAAGAATTTCCCTCTCTCATTCAAGAGGGGAAGATCTTTGGTGCGACAAGCAATCCAAGCATCTTCGCACAAAGTTTCAAAAACTCTCCAGCCTATCAAGAGGAGATCTCTTCCTTGCAACATAAAAGTGCAAAAGAAATCTATGAAACACTTGCGATCAAAGATATCAAAACTGCTGCCAAACTTTTACACCCAATCTATGATTTAGATCAAGACAATGGCTATGTGAGCATTGAAATCGATCCTTTGTTTTGCGATGATGCACAAGCAAGTATTCTAGAGGGAAAAAGACTATTCCAAAGCATCAATGAGCCCAATGTGATGATTAAAGTCCCTGCAACCAAAGCAGGATATGAGGTCATGGAAGAGCTTTTGAAGCAAAACATTCCCATCAATGCGACACTGATTTTTTCCCCCACTCAAGCACTTGAATGTGCATATGCATTTCAAAGAGCAAGAAAAGCTGGAGGCAAGGGGAAAAGTGTCATTAGCGTCTTTGTATCTCGCCTTGATCGCGCTCTAGATCCTTCTCTTCCTCCACATTTACAAAAAAAACTTGGAATCACAAATGCAAAACACATTTACAACTTAATCGAAGAGCTTGGCGATCGCGATACACGCACACTTTTTGCAAGCACAGGTGTCAAAGATCATACACTTGCACCAAGCTATTATGTCGATGAACTTCTTTTGCCACATTCTCTCAATACAGCTCCACTTGAGACAATCCACGCTTATTTTGCAAACAACGATACAACGCTCAAAGAAAGCGCAAGCGATCTTTCTGTGTTCAAAGATTATGATTTATCTGCTCTTTATAAAAAACTTTTGCAAGAAGGATTGGAGGCATTTAAAGTGAGTTTTAAGGATTTGCTTGATTCCTTAAAATCATAG
- a CDS encoding methylenetetrahydrofolate reductase, translated as MRGVEFVPSDDFQEDIRILEELLSFFEVDFVLIPDNPLGNPSVSSLVSATMIANALGIKTIATISGGGRSKEVVRACLKGVKYADLLGVACVSGDCQGSYGISALEILELAREFEFFKIVSMRDLKAKIQNGATHAITQPLFDSNKSFVESIPVFWNFMPVFSHSTFAKIAKNQKQLGFDIPSSYQNSSDLMAENARLLEMILSSCDNLYLTPLNLKKQLPYLKELFLLVGV; from the coding sequence TTGAGGGGAGTTGAGTTTGTCCCAAGTGATGATTTTCAAGAAGATATCAGAATCTTAGAAGAGTTATTGAGTTTTTTTGAGGTGGATTTTGTTTTGATTCCAGATAATCCCCTTGGCAATCCAAGCGTTTCTTCGCTTGTGAGTGCCACAATGATTGCCAATGCTTTGGGCATCAAAACTATTGCCACAATTAGCGGAGGGGGGAGAAGCAAGGAGGTGGTTAGAGCTTGTCTAAAGGGGGTGAAATATGCAGATCTTTTGGGAGTTGCTTGTGTCAGTGGAGATTGTCAGGGTAGCTATGGAATCAGTGCCTTGGAAATTTTGGAGTTGGCAAGAGAATTTGAATTTTTTAAGATTGTCAGCATGCGTGATTTGAAAGCTAAGATCCAAAATGGAGCAACGCATGCGATTACTCAACCCTTATTTGATAGCAATAAATCCTTTGTTGAAAGTATTCCTGTCTTTTGGAATTTTATGCCTGTTTTTTCTCATTCTACCTTTGCAAAAATCGCCAAAAATCAAAAACAACTTGGCTTTGATATCCCAAGCTCTTATCAAAATAGCTCTGATCTTATGGCGGAGAATGCAAGGCTTTTGGAGATGATTCTATCCTCTTGTGACAATCTATATCTCACACCTTTGAATCTCAAAAAGCAACTTCCTTATCTTAAAGAGTTATTTTTATTGGTCGGTGTTTGA
- a CDS encoding DUF5655 domain-containing protein, producing the protein MKTIQEFLEENASYSQKQLFFALEEKIRKFSNFPIIAHSTQISFKGGSRNRNFAVARFEGSTGLQISFNCDRDNFTDPCSMLQNMTFSRRGANSRLTFSRIEDLDYVLSLIKQSYEKNRF; encoded by the coding sequence ATGAAAACTATCCAAGAATTTTTAGAAGAAAATGCATCTTATTCACAAAAACAACTCTTTTTTGCCCTTGAAGAGAAAATAAGAAAATTCTCAAACTTCCCCATAATCGCTCATAGTACACAAATTTCATTTAAGGGAGGTTCTAGAAATAGGAATTTTGCGGTTGCCAGATTTGAAGGCTCAACAGGCTTGCAAATTAGCTTTAATTGCGATAGAGACAATTTTACAGATCCCTGCAGTATGTTACAGAATATGACCTTTTCGAGACGTGGAGCAAATTCCAGACTCACCTTCTCAAGAATTGAAGATTTAGACTATGTGCTTTCTTTAATTAAACAATCCTATGAAAAGAATCGGTTTTGA